The following is a genomic window from Niveispirillum cyanobacteriorum.
ACCGCCGCTCCCGGATCGGGCGCTTCGACCGCGCCAGGCTTTCCGCCAGATTGACGCCCCGGCGCAAGGCCACGGCGACCTGCAGCACGTCCAGCATGGCAAGATGAGCCAGACGGCTGACCATCGGCGTGTACATGCTGGTATCTTCCACCACATCGACCAGCAGCGACACCGTCGCCTTTTCCGCCAGCGGCGACCCGCCCGAGGTCAGCGCCACCACCTTGGCCCCGCTATCCAGCGCCAGATCGACCGAGCGCAGCAATTCGCGCGTGCGGCCTGTGTGGGAGATGACCAGGGCCGCCGCGTTGGGACCCAGCAGGGTGGCCGACATGGCTTGCACATGGAAATCGGTATAGGCGACGCAGGGGATGCCCAAACGGAAGAACTTGTTCTGCGCATCCATGGCCACCACGCCAGAGGCGCCGAAGCCATAGAATTCCATGCGCTGCGCTTCGGCCAGGATGCGCACCGCCTGATCCAACGCTTCCGGGTTGGTATGGTTGCGCACGCGGGTCAGCGAGGCGATGGACCGGTTCAGGACCTTGGCGGCGACGTCAACGACGGGATCGTCGGGCCGCACCTCCTCATGCACATAGGGCGTGCCTGTGGCCAAATCCTGGGCCAGACGCAGCTTGAAATCCTGAAAACCCGCGCAGCCAATAGAGCGGCAGAAGCGCACCACCGTCGGCTGGCTGACCTGCGCTTCCCGCGCCACCTCCGCGACGGAGGCATTGACCACCGAATGCGGGCGCTTAAGCACCACTTCCGCGATCTTCTGTTCGGATCGGCGCAGACCGGACTGCATGCCACGGATACGTTCAAGCACGTCGGCCACTCCCCCAAACATATGATACCGGCCGGCTGGGCCGTGTAAGGGAATTACACGAAATCCAGCCGGATTTGGCAAGGCCGGCATACCGGCGGTAACAGCGGGGCACCCCTGCCCGCCGATGTTGGCCCATTCCGCCTCCGAAATGCCTTCTATAGGGCAAAAACCGTAGTAAAGTTACGCCGCAGCGCAGCATGGACGTTACAAACATGCGCGCGAATGCCGGAAATGCGGGCAGACGACGTAGTCGCCGCTTGCGAGCTTTGGTAATTCTGCTACATTCATCCCAGAAGACGGCGCGGACCGCGCGCCGCCTCGGCCAGGAAATGGCCGGAAATCAAGGGACGGGCGGGCCGGGTGCCATGGCTGATGTGATGCAGGTTAATCCGTTTGACTATGTGGTGTTCGGCGGCACGGGCGATCTGGCCCTGCGCAAGCTGATGCCTGCCCTTTATTACCGCGAACGCGACCATCAGCTGACCGATGACAGCCGCATCATCGGCGTGTCCCGTACCGACCAGAACACCGACGCCTTCCGCGCGCAGATCACCAAGGCCCTGGGTCAGTTCATCCCAGCGGAAGATATCGATCAGGCCATCCTGGCCCGTTTCCTGGGCCGCATCACCTATGTCCCGCTGGACGCGACCAAGCCCGCCGGTAACTGGCCGCTGCTGGTCGAGGCGTTGAAGGATGGTGGGGACAAGGCCCGCGTCTTCTATCTGGCAACCTCGCCCGTGCTGTTCGGCGCCATCTGCCGCAACATCAAGGAAGCGGATCTCATCTGCCCCAAGACACGGGTTGTCCTGGAAAAGCCGATCGGCAAGGATCAGGCCTCTGCCAATGCCGTGAATAACGAGGTTGGCGCGATCTTCAAGGAAGAGCAGATCTTCCGCATCGACCATTATCTGGGCAAGGAATCGGTGCAGAACCTGATGGTGCTGCGCTTCGGAAATGCCCTGTTCGAACCGCTCTGGTCCGCCAACTATATCGACCATGTGCAGATCACGGTCGCCGAAAAGGTCGGCGTGGAAGGCCGCGCCGACTATTACGACAAGGCCGGCGCCCTGCGTGACATGGTACAGAACCATTTCCTGCAGCTGTTGTGCCTTGTGGCCATGGAACCGCCGTCATCGCTGACGGAGGACATGATCCGCAACGAGAAGATCAAGGTGCTGCGCGCCCTGCGCCCCATCACGGCGCAGGAGGTAAAGGCCAAGACGGTCCGCGGCCAATATCGCCAGGGTGCGATTGAGGGCAAGTCCGTGCCCGGCTATGGCGAGGAGCTGGGCGCGTCGTCCAACACCGAAACCTTCGTTGCCATCAAGGCGGAGGTGGATAATTGGCGCTGGGGCGGGGTTCCGTTCTATCTGCGCACGGGCAAGCGCATGCCCACCCGCTATTCCGAGATCGTCATCCAGTTCAAGGCCACGCCGCACAATGTCTTCGGGCGCGGCGCGGGTGAGCTGACCGCCAACCGTCTGGTCATCCGGTTGCAGCCGGACGAGGGCGTGAACCTGTCGATCATGACCAAGGTGCCCGGTCCCGGCGGCCTGCGCCTGCGGTCCGTCCCCCTGAACCTGTCCTATGCGGAGACGTTCAAGGACCGTTACCCGGACGCCTATGAACGGCTGCTGATGGATACGGTGCGCGGCAACCCGTCTTTGTTCATGCGCCGGGACGAGGTGGATGCCGCCTGGGCCTGGATCGACACCATCCAGAAGGGCTGGAAGGACACCGACCAGCCGGCGGAACCCTATCCGGCCGGAAGCTGGGGGCCGCTGTCGGCGGCCCTGCTGCTGGCCCGCGATGATCGGCGGTGGAACGATGCCGACTATTAATAGCCACGCCGACAAGGCGTCCCTGGTCACGGCTCTTGCCGACCATATCGGCGGCCTGATCCGCGATGCGGTGGCCGCCTATGGCCGTGCCTCCCTGGTCCTGTCGGGCGGCACCACGCCTGCCGACCTGTTCGCCCGGCTGGATGGTTACGACCTTCCCTGGGACAAGGTCTATCTGACCCTGTCGGATGAGCGCTGGGTCGATCTGGATGATCCCGCCAGCAATGAGGCGATGGTGCGCCGGACCCTGTCCGCTGCCGTTGCCAAGGGTGCAACCGTCGTCGGCCTGAAAAGCGTGGGTGCCACGCCCGCCGACGGTCTGGCCCGCACCAGCAGCCGGCTGGCCACCATGCCCCGCCCCTATGACCTTGTCCTGCTGGGCATGGGGGAGGACAGCCACACGGCCAGCTTCTTCCCTGGTGCGACCGGCTTGGCAGAGGCGTTGAGCGGTGCGCTGGGTCTGGCGGTTGCTGCCGTTACCCCCGCCGGTGGCGTGCCGGCCCGCATCACCCTGACCCTGCCGGAACTGCTGCGCTCTCGCGCCGTTGCCCTGCTGATCACGGGTGACAAGAAGAAGGCCGTTCTGGACGCGGCACTGAAGCCGGGACCGGTTGAGCCCGCCCCCGTCCGCGCCGTGCTGCACCAGACCCAGGTCCCCGTTTCCATCTGGTGGGCGCCGTAACCCCCACGGCCTTTGCCGGGCGCCCCTGAAGGAGGAAGTTCAAGATGACACAGGACGCCATCCGCCGCGTCACCGACCGGATCATCGGGCGCAGCGTCGCCACCCGGTCCAAATATCTGGAGCAGACCCGCGCCGCCGCCGGCAAGGGTCCCAAGCGCGGCACGCTCGCCTGTGGCAATCTGGCCCATGGTTTCGCGGCCTGTGCCGCCGATGACAAGGCCAAACTGAAATCCGGGACCGAGCCGAATATCGCCATCGTCTCGGCCTATAACGACATGCTGTCGGCGCATCAGCCGCTGGAACGCTATCCGGCCCTGATCAAGGATGCCGTGCGCAAGGCCGGCGCCGTGGCGCAGTTTGCGGGCGGCGTGCCCGCCATGTGCGATGGCGTGACCCAGGGTCAGCCGGGCATGGAACTGTCGCTGTTCTCCCGCGATGTCATTGCCATGTCGACGGCCATCGCGCTCTCGCACAACATGTTCGATGCCGGCCTGTATCTGGGTGTGTGCGACAAGATCGTGCCGGGCCTGTTCATCGGCGCCCTGTCTTTCGGCCATCTGCCCGCCGTGTTCGTGCCCGCCGGCCCCATGACATCCGGCCTGTCCAACCCGGAGAAGGCCAAGGTCCGGCAGTTGTATGCTGAGGGCAAGCTGGGCCGCGACGCGCTGCTGGAGGCGGAGTCGCAGAGCTATCACGGGCCGGGCACCTGCACCTTCTATGGTACCGCCAATTCCAATCAGATGCTGATGGAGATCATGGGCCTGCACCTGCCGGGCGCATCCTTCATCAACCCCAACACGCCGCTGCGCGATGCGCTGACGGTCGCTGCCGCAGAGCGGGCCGCCAAGATCACGGCATTGGGCGATGATTACACGCCCATCTGCGACGTGATTGATGAAAAGGCCATCGTGAATGGCATCATCGGCCTGATGGCGACGGGCGGGTCCACCAACCATGCCATCCATCTGGTCGCCATGGCCGCCGCCGCCGGCATCCAGGTCGACTGGCAGGATTTCAGCGACCTGTCGTCTGCCGTGCCGCTGCTGGCCCGCGTCTATCCCAATGGCGTGGCCGATGTGAACCATTTCCACGCCGCGGGCGGCATGCAGTTCGTGATCTCCGAACTGCTGGATAGCGGCCTGCTGCATGGCGATGTGAAGACGGTGGCCGGTGACGGTCTGGACGCCTATCGCCAGGATGCTTTCCTGGATAATCACGGTGTCGCCACCTGGCGGCTGGGCGTGAAGGAAAGTGCCGATACCAAGGTGCTGCGCCCCGTCGCCGACCCGTTCGACAGTACGGGCGGCATGCGGCTTCTCTCTGGCAATCTGGGCCGGGGCATCATCAAGGTGTCGGCCGTCAAACCTGAGCATCGGGTGATCGAAGCACCCGCCGCCGTGTTCGACAGCCAGGACGATTTGCAGGCCGCCTTCAAGGCCGGTGCCCTGAACCGCGATGTCGTAGCCGTGGTCCGTTTCCAGGGTCCGCGCGCCAATGGCATGCCGGAACTGCACAAGCTGACCCCCGGCCTGGGCGTGTTGCAGGACAAGGGCTTCAAGGTGGCGCTCGTCACCGATGGCCGCATGTCGGGGGCGTCGGGCAAGGTGCCCGCCGCCATCCATATCACGCCAGAATGCCTGGGCGGCGGCCCGCTGGCCAAGGTGCGTGACGGCGACATCGTCAGCCTGGATGCCGAAACCGGCGAGTTGAACGTGCTGGTCGACGCCGCCGAATTCGCGGCCCGCACCGTTACCGTGCCCGACCTGTCCCACAATGAATGGGGCATGGGCCGCAACCTGTTCGGTGCCTTCCGGGCATCCGCCACCGGGGCCGAACAGGGTGGTTCCTGTTTCGCCGCCCCCATCCCCACCGCCTGATCCGACCGGAACCTGACAAGATGAGCATGGATATCACCCACATCGCCAGCCTGGCCCCGGTCATTCCGGTGATCATCATCGACCGGCTTGAAGATGCCCAGCCGCTGGCCGAGGCGCTGGTGGCCGGCGGCCTGCCGGTGTTGGAAGTCACCCTGCGCTCCCCCGCAGCACTCGACGCCATCCGCGTCATGGCCAAGGTGCCGGGCGCCGTGGTCGGTGCCGGCACCGTCATCGCCCCCGAACAGGTGGCGCAGGTGGCCGATGCCGGTGCAAAATTCATCGTCAGTCCCGGCACCTATCCGGGTCTGGTCGATGCCGTGCTGGACAGCGGCATCCCCTATCTGCCCGGCGTCGCCACCCCGGCGGAGATGATGTACCTGCTGTCGCGCGGTATCCGTCACCAGAAGCTGTTCCCCGCCACGGTGGTGGGCGGTATCGACATGCTGAAGGCAGTATCCTCGCCGCTGTCCCAGATCAAGTTCTGCCCCACGGGCGGCGTCACCGCCGCCACCGCGCCCGACTTCCTGGCGCTGCCCAACGTCATGTGCGTGGGCGGCTCCTGGGTGACACCCGGCAATATGGTCAAGGCGGGCGATTGGGCCGGCATCACGGCCTTGGCCCGTGAAGCAGCATCCCTGCCGCGTCGTTCTTAACGTTTTTCCGGTCCTCTACGATCGCCGTTGTCCGGTCATTTCACGGCGATCGACCTTATGGGCGGTTGGGGAAACCCAGCCGCCCATCTTTTTTGGGGGATTGTGGTGGGCGAGAAGAGGCACATCCATCTCGACGCCGCGAGCCGCTAGAAGGCCGATGGCTACTTTCCAGCGCGCTCCATTTTGTTGATCAACGACACCGACATGTCGATGCGTTGAATTTGCTGGCGAAGCGGCGCGCAGTCTGGATAGGCTGCCAACAGGCATTGCTTCAATCCGCCTAGTATCTCAACGATGCCAGCGCGCGATTTCACTGCCTTCTGGAAAGCCATATCACTCTCTGTATCATTGTAATACACGTCGAAGAATTCAGGGCCATC
Proteins encoded in this region:
- the hexR gene encoding transcriptional regulator HexR, which gives rise to MLERIRGMQSGLRRSEQKIAEVVLKRPHSVVNASVAEVAREAQVSQPTVVRFCRSIGCAGFQDFKLRLAQDLATGTPYVHEEVRPDDPVVDVAAKVLNRSIASLTRVRNHTNPEALDQAVRILAEAQRMEFYGFGASGVVAMDAQNKFFRLGIPCVAYTDFHVQAMSATLLGPNAAALVISHTGRTRELLRSVDLALDSGAKVVALTSGGSPLAEKATVSLLVDVVEDTSMYTPMVSRLAHLAMLDVLQVAVALRRGVNLAESLARSKRPIRERRLGQRG
- the zwf gene encoding glucose-6-phosphate dehydrogenase yields the protein MADVMQVNPFDYVVFGGTGDLALRKLMPALYYRERDHQLTDDSRIIGVSRTDQNTDAFRAQITKALGQFIPAEDIDQAILARFLGRITYVPLDATKPAGNWPLLVEALKDGGDKARVFYLATSPVLFGAICRNIKEADLICPKTRVVLEKPIGKDQASANAVNNEVGAIFKEEQIFRIDHYLGKESVQNLMVLRFGNALFEPLWSANYIDHVQITVAEKVGVEGRADYYDKAGALRDMVQNHFLQLLCLVAMEPPSSLTEDMIRNEKIKVLRALRPITAQEVKAKTVRGQYRQGAIEGKSVPGYGEELGASSNTETFVAIKAEVDNWRWGGVPFYLRTGKRMPTRYSEIVIQFKATPHNVFGRGAGELTANRLVIRLQPDEGVNLSIMTKVPGPGGLRLRSVPLNLSYAETFKDRYPDAYERLLMDTVRGNPSLFMRRDEVDAAWAWIDTIQKGWKDTDQPAEPYPAGSWGPLSAALLLARDDRRWNDADY
- the pgl gene encoding 6-phosphogluconolactonase; the encoded protein is MPTINSHADKASLVTALADHIGGLIRDAVAAYGRASLVLSGGTTPADLFARLDGYDLPWDKVYLTLSDERWVDLDDPASNEAMVRRTLSAAVAKGATVVGLKSVGATPADGLARTSSRLATMPRPYDLVLLGMGEDSHTASFFPGATGLAEALSGALGLAVAAVTPAGGVPARITLTLPELLRSRAVALLITGDKKKAVLDAALKPGPVEPAPVRAVLHQTQVPVSIWWAP
- the edd gene encoding phosphogluconate dehydratase; the protein is MTQDAIRRVTDRIIGRSVATRSKYLEQTRAAAGKGPKRGTLACGNLAHGFAACAADDKAKLKSGTEPNIAIVSAYNDMLSAHQPLERYPALIKDAVRKAGAVAQFAGGVPAMCDGVTQGQPGMELSLFSRDVIAMSTAIALSHNMFDAGLYLGVCDKIVPGLFIGALSFGHLPAVFVPAGPMTSGLSNPEKAKVRQLYAEGKLGRDALLEAESQSYHGPGTCTFYGTANSNQMLMEIMGLHLPGASFINPNTPLRDALTVAAAERAAKITALGDDYTPICDVIDEKAIVNGIIGLMATGGSTNHAIHLVAMAAAAGIQVDWQDFSDLSSAVPLLARVYPNGVADVNHFHAAGGMQFVISELLDSGLLHGDVKTVAGDGLDAYRQDAFLDNHGVATWRLGVKESADTKVLRPVADPFDSTGGMRLLSGNLGRGIIKVSAVKPEHRVIEAPAAVFDSQDDLQAAFKAGALNRDVVAVVRFQGPRANGMPELHKLTPGLGVLQDKGFKVALVTDGRMSGASGKVPAAIHITPECLGGGPLAKVRDGDIVSLDAETGELNVLVDAAEFAARTVTVPDLSHNEWGMGRNLFGAFRASATGAEQGGSCFAAPIPTA
- a CDS encoding bifunctional 4-hydroxy-2-oxoglutarate aldolase/2-dehydro-3-deoxy-phosphogluconate aldolase; translated protein: MSMDITHIASLAPVIPVIIIDRLEDAQPLAEALVAGGLPVLEVTLRSPAALDAIRVMAKVPGAVVGAGTVIAPEQVAQVADAGAKFIVSPGTYPGLVDAVLDSGIPYLPGVATPAEMMYLLSRGIRHQKLFPATVVGGIDMLKAVSSPLSQIKFCPTGGVTAATAPDFLALPNVMCVGGSWVTPGNMVKAGDWAGITALAREAASLPRRS